In Bacteroidota bacterium, the following proteins share a genomic window:
- a CDS encoding type B 50S ribosomal protein L31, whose amino-acid sequence MKKGIHPENYRLCVFKDMSNDYAFITRSASETKETIKWEDGNEYPLIKLDISHMSHPFYTGKLMLVDTAGRVDKFKKRYEKKAAK is encoded by the coding sequence ATGAAAAAAGGTATACACCCCGAAAACTACAGATTGTGTGTTTTCAAAGACATGTCGAACGATTATGCGTTCATAACCCGTTCAGCATCTGAAACAAAAGAAACTATTAAATGGGAAGACGGAAATGAATACCCGCTTATTAAGCTGGATATTTCACACATGTCGCATCCTTTTTATACCGGCAAACTTATGTTGGTTGATACAGCAGGCCGTGTAGATAAATTCAAAAAACGTTACGAGAAGAAAGCGGCGAAATAA
- a CDS encoding S9 family peptidase, giving the protein MHRILPLMTLLICLSGYSQKKDITLEDIWTKGTFMPAGIDGLYSMKDGKYYTSLETDEKGLETFIVKYEYKTGKQVKTIVRSSALIPAGSYTPVSIDNYSFSNDESKILIASEEEKIYRHSTRENYYVYDIKSKKLDKVTAGEKQMYGSFSPDGNKVAFVRNNNLFIKDLVKGVESMITSDGKFNHIINGATDWVYEEEFSFSQAYAWSPDGNKIAYYRFDESRVKEFEMSEYNGNLYPTVYRYKYPKAGENNSVVSIHVYDLQKATTITVDIGKETDQYIPRIKWTNNDSTLSLLRMNRLQNKLELLLANAYTGHSKIILTEESKTYIEISDNLTFLKDNKSFIWSSDMDGFYHLYLYDISGKMIRQLTKGSWDVFDFKGVDESTQTLFYISDETSVTERCLYSIKLDGEKKQKLSVNNGTNSVDFGNGFHYYINTFSDANTPPNITLHSADGRLIRVIEDNKDLKKTLESYNLTKKEFFSFKTSEDVELNAWMMKPADFDPNIKYPVLLTFYGGPHNNDVSNEWGGSYYLWHTLLTQKGYIVACVDNRGTEGRGRDFKKCTYKQLGKLETIDQIESARFLGSFAYVDKDRIGVQGWSFGGYLSSLCMTKGANYFKAGIAVAPVTNWRFYDTIYTERYLSTPQENPGGYDENSPINFVNMLKGKYLLVHGSADDNVHLQNTLEMSSALIKANKQFEQFIYPDKAHSINGAVTRLNLFTKMTNFIIENL; this is encoded by the coding sequence ATGCACAGAATATTGCCTCTGATGACCCTTTTAATTTGCCTTTCAGGATACAGTCAAAAGAAGGATATTACGCTCGAAGATATATGGACCAAAGGAACCTTTATGCCGGCAGGGATCGATGGTTTGTATTCAATGAAGGATGGTAAGTATTATACTTCGTTGGAAACAGACGAAAAGGGCCTGGAAACATTTATAGTTAAATATGAATACAAAACGGGGAAACAGGTTAAAACAATCGTTCGTTCATCTGCTCTTATTCCCGCCGGATCCTATACTCCTGTTTCAATTGATAACTATTCTTTCAGCAATGATGAAAGCAAGATCCTTATCGCTTCTGAAGAGGAAAAAATTTACCGTCACTCAACCCGCGAAAATTATTATGTGTATGATATAAAGTCAAAGAAACTCGACAAGGTTACCGCAGGTGAGAAGCAAATGTATGGCTCCTTTTCACCCGATGGAAACAAAGTGGCCTTTGTACGCAACAACAACCTCTTTATTAAAGACCTTGTTAAAGGAGTTGAATCAATGATTACCTCTGACGGAAAATTCAACCACATTATTAATGGCGCCACTGATTGGGTGTACGAAGAAGAATTCTCGTTCAGCCAGGCCTATGCATGGAGTCCTGATGGTAATAAAATCGCTTATTACAGATTCGATGAAAGCCGCGTGAAAGAGTTTGAAATGAGTGAGTATAATGGTAACCTGTACCCTACTGTGTATCGTTATAAATATCCTAAAGCCGGTGAAAATAATTCGGTCGTAAGTATTCATGTGTATGATCTTCAAAAGGCCACAACAATCACAGTTGACATTGGCAAAGAAACCGATCAATACATTCCCCGCATAAAATGGACCAACAATGACAGCACACTTTCGTTATTACGTATGAACCGTTTGCAAAATAAGCTGGAACTACTGCTCGCCAATGCATACACCGGTCATTCAAAAATTATTTTAACGGAGGAAAGCAAAACATATATTGAGATATCGGATAACCTTACTTTCTTAAAGGACAATAAAAGCTTTATCTGGTCAAGCGACATGGATGGTTTTTACCACTTGTATTTATATGATATTTCGGGCAAAATGATCAGACAGCTCACCAAAGGAAGCTGGGATGTGTTCGACTTTAAAGGAGTTGATGAATCTACCCAAACCCTGTTTTATATATCTGACGAGACTTCCGTAACAGAAAGATGCCTTTACTCCATTAAGCTGGATGGAGAAAAAAAACAAAAACTCTCAGTAAATAACGGCACCAACAGTGTCGACTTTGGAAACGGATTCCATTATTACATCAACACATTCAGCGACGCGAACACGCCTCCAAACATTACACTGCACAGCGCTGATGGTAGGCTTATCCGTGTTATTGAAGACAATAAAGACCTTAAGAAAACCCTTGAAAGCTATAACTTAACAAAAAAAGAATTCTTCTCGTTCAAAACTTCCGAAGATGTAGAATTAAATGCATGGATGATGAAGCCCGCTGATTTTGATCCCAATATTAAATACCCTGTTTTGCTTACATTTTATGGAGGCCCACACAACAACGACGTGAGTAATGAATGGGGAGGCAGCTACTATTTGTGGCACACCCTCCTAACCCAAAAGGGATATATTGTAGCCTGTGTGGACAACCGGGGTACAGAAGGGCGTGGACGTGATTTTAAAAAATGTACTTACAAACAATTAGGAAAACTCGAAACAATTGATCAGATCGAATCGGCCAGATTCCTGGGTAGTTTTGCTTATGTCGATAAAGACCGCATAGGTGTACAGGGTTGGAGTTTTGGTGGTTACCTGAGTTCACTTTGCATGACAAAGGGTGCCAATTATTTTAAAGCGGGTATAGCAGTTGCACCCGTTACCAACTGGCGTTTTTATGATACTATATATACCGAACGTTATCTTTCAACGCCACAAGAGAACCCCGGAGGATACGATGAAAATTCCCCCATCAATTTTGTAAATATGCTGAAAGGTAAGTACCTGCTCGTTCATGGCAGCGCCGACGACAACGTGCATTTACAAAACACCCTTGAAATGAGCAGCGCCCTCATTAAAGCCAACAAACAGTTCGAGCAGTTCATTTATCCCGATAAAGCCCATAGTATAAATGGGGCCGTTACAAGATTGAACCTGTTCACCAAAATGACCAATTTTATTATAGAGAATTTGTAA
- a CDS encoding peptide MFS transporter, which produces MSATTNEGHPKGLYVLFVTEMWERFSYYGMRALFVLFMTKALLFDKALGSQIYGSYTGLVYLTPLLGGYMADRYWGNRKSIIIGGLLMALGQFFMFFSGSIYEQQSTAGIAMYTGLTFLILGNGFFKPNISTMVGQLYPEGDKRRDAAFTIFYMGINLGAFIAPLLCGYLGDTGNPADFKWGFLAAGCGMLVSIAFFVYLKDKYIVTPEGKAIGGKPENASTKVAETARPDVSVQTDVPEELVKAFSPAQVGIWGTVAIAIFGLFFWGFDTDLIGSFIYSLTIAAPGFIISDKTLTKIERERIWVIYIAAFFVIFFWAAFEQAGASLTYFAEEQTDRNLLGTTIPTSFFQSINAVAIVIFAPLFAFLWQFLGKKNMEPASPYKQALGLFLLSLGYLVIAFGVKGVEPGVKVSILWLTSLYLIHTFGELCLSPIGLSMVNKLAPMKFASLLMGVWFLSTAAANKFAGALSSLYPDPSKPFPHFIGFEINDLYSFFMVFVAMSGAASLCLFVVSKKLTTMMNGIR; this is translated from the coding sequence ATGTCAGCAACGACAAACGAAGGACACCCAAAAGGATTGTATGTATTATTTGTAACCGAAATGTGGGAGCGTTTCAGCTACTATGGAATGCGGGCGCTGTTTGTGCTTTTCATGACCAAAGCATTATTATTTGACAAAGCGCTTGGTTCACAGATATATGGCAGTTATACAGGATTGGTTTATCTAACACCCCTACTCGGAGGTTATATGGCCGACAGGTATTGGGGCAATCGTAAATCTATCATCATTGGCGGCTTACTTATGGCCCTTGGCCAGTTTTTCATGTTTTTCAGCGGCTCAATTTATGAGCAGCAGAGTACGGCCGGAATAGCCATGTATACCGGTTTAACATTTCTCATTTTAGGAAATGGATTCTTTAAACCGAATATTTCTACAATGGTGGGACAACTTTATCCAGAAGGTGATAAAAGACGTGACGCGGCCTTTACAATTTTTTACATGGGTATTAATCTTGGAGCTTTTATTGCTCCGCTGCTTTGCGGTTATCTTGGCGATACAGGTAACCCTGCTGATTTTAAATGGGGCTTTCTGGCGGCGGGTTGTGGCATGCTGGTAAGTATTGCCTTTTTTGTTTATCTAAAGGATAAATATATTGTAACACCAGAAGGCAAGGCTATTGGAGGTAAACCGGAAAATGCTTCCACAAAGGTAGCTGAAACCGCAAGGCCCGATGTATCAGTTCAGACAGATGTTCCTGAAGAACTGGTAAAAGCATTTTCGCCCGCACAGGTTGGTATTTGGGGAACTGTCGCGATTGCCATATTTGGACTTTTCTTTTGGGGTTTCGATACAGACCTTATCGGTTCATTTATTTACTCATTAACCATTGCGGCTCCGGGATTTATTATATCCGACAAAACCCTCACCAAGATCGAACGCGAGCGGATCTGGGTAATTTATATCGCAGCCTTCTTTGTTATATTCTTTTGGGCTGCATTCGAGCAGGCGGGCGCATCACTTACCTATTTCGCCGAAGAACAAACTGACAGAAATCTTTTGGGAACAACAATTCCAACCAGCTTTTTTCAATCGATCAATGCTGTAGCAATTGTGATCTTCGCACCTCTTTTTGCTTTCCTATGGCAGTTTCTTGGCAAGAAAAACATGGAGCCTGCATCACCTTATAAACAGGCGCTTGGTTTATTTCTGCTTTCACTAGGATACCTGGTGATCGCCTTCGGTGTTAAAGGAGTGGAGCCGGGTGTTAAGGTGAGCATACTTTGGTTAACATCATTATACCTTATTCACACTTTTGGTGAATTGTGCCTTTCTCCGATCGGTCTTTCAATGGTAAACAAACTTGCTCCCATGAAATTTGCATCATTGCTTATGGGCGTTTGGTTTCTTTCTACCGCCGCAGCCAATAAATTCGCGGGTGCCTTAAGCAGCCTTTACCCTGATCCTTCGAAACCATTTCCGCATTTTATAGGATTTGAAATAAATGACCTTTATTCTTTCTTTATGGTATTCGTGGCCATGTCCGGAGCAGCATCACTTTGCTTATTTGTGGTAAGTAAAAAGTTGACTACCATGATGAATGGGATCAGGTAG
- a CDS encoding DUF255 domain-containing protein, with protein sequence MKKLLIPAALFLILILTAFKVGEEKKSPPDEQIKWYTFQEAYNLNKTKPKKIFIDVYTDWCGWCKKMDAYTFKDQRVIKLMNKYFYAVKLDAEMKDTVRMDSAQFVNPNPNGMRSTHQLASALLNNQMSYPTTVYLNEKFGLLSQPVPGYQTPESIEPIMVFLGEELFNKQTWEEFMKTYKPGGEIIKTEKTGSK encoded by the coding sequence ATGAAAAAACTACTGATTCCCGCGGCATTATTTTTAATACTTATACTTACTGCTTTCAAGGTCGGTGAAGAAAAAAAATCACCACCCGATGAACAAATAAAGTGGTACACCTTCCAGGAAGCGTACAACCTCAATAAAACCAAACCTAAAAAAATATTCATTGATGTATACACCGACTGGTGCGGATGGTGCAAGAAAATGGATGCATATACATTCAAGGACCAGCGTGTAATTAAATTGATGAACAAATATTTTTATGCCGTTAAGCTCGATGCCGAAATGAAAGACACCGTAAGAATGGACAGCGCTCAATTTGTAAACCCTAATCCAAACGGGATGCGCTCCACTCATCAGCTTGCATCGGCATTGCTGAACAACCAGATGTCCTACCCCACTACAGTTTACCTGAATGAAAAATTCGGCTTATTAAGTCAGCCTGTGCCCGGTTACCAAACGCCCGAAAGCATTGAACCTATCATGGTGTTTTTAGGTGAAGAATTATTCAACAAACAGACCTGGGAGGAATTTATGAAGACATATAAACCTGGCGGAGAAATTATAAAAACTGAAAAAACAGGGAGTAAATAA
- a CDS encoding tetratricopeptide repeat protein: protein MKKIILLAFVSFLFAACNNSSPETPATKSPAKPVRDTLVHTIELLEQKLKAQQTIDYNLGAAMVNAYMEFFNNYPKDAAAADYLFKAAEVSMNVKQSEKAIELFQKVNDVYPNFGKASFALFLQGFIYETQLNDITKAKGIYSQVVEQYPNTKIAEDAKASIANLGKSDEELIKEFEKKNKVK from the coding sequence ATGAAAAAAATAATCCTTCTTGCGTTTGTCTCGTTCCTATTCGCCGCCTGCAACAACAGTAGCCCGGAAACACCTGCCACTAAAAGCCCTGCAAAGCCGGTTCGCGATACACTTGTACATACTATTGAACTATTAGAGCAGAAGCTCAAAGCACAGCAAACAATCGATTACAACCTTGGTGCAGCAATGGTAAACGCGTATATGGAATTTTTCAATAACTATCCCAAAGATGCCGCAGCGGCTGATTATCTTTTCAAGGCCGCTGAAGTTTCTATGAATGTTAAACAAAGTGAAAAGGCTATTGAGCTTTTTCAAAAAGTAAATGATGTATATCCCAATTTTGGAAAAGCTTCGTTTGCTCTGTTCCTTCAGGGTTTTATTTACGAAACGCAATTGAATGATATAACCAAAGCAAAAGGGATATACAGCCAGGTCGTTGAACAATATCCCAATACCAAAATTGCCGAAGACGCGAAGGCATCTATTGCCAACCTCGGTAAAAGTGATGAAGAGCTTATTAAGGAGTTTGAAAAGAAGAATAAGGTAAAGTGA
- a CDS encoding peptide deformylase, whose translation MIFPIVAYGDPVLKKVGVDIDKDYPGLEQFIADMFDTMYDASGVGLAAPQVGRSIRLFIIDPSPFAEDTDDDGKPLEEYKGLKDLKKVFINAKILEEEGEEWKFNEGCLSIPKIREDVLRLPKIRIQYYDEHFKKHIETYEGIAARIIQHEYDHIDGKLFVDRINPMRRKMLKGKLDDITKGKVDVAYKMRFPKRK comes from the coding sequence ATGATTTTTCCAATTGTAGCCTACGGCGATCCGGTACTTAAAAAAGTGGGAGTCGATATAGATAAAGACTATCCCGGCCTGGAGCAGTTTATTGCTGACATGTTTGATACTATGTATGATGCGAGTGGAGTGGGTTTGGCGGCTCCGCAGGTTGGCAGATCCATACGCTTATTTATTATTGACCCATCGCCATTTGCAGAAGACACAGATGATGACGGAAAGCCCCTTGAAGAATATAAAGGATTGAAGGACCTGAAAAAGGTATTTATCAATGCAAAGATCCTTGAGGAAGAGGGTGAAGAATGGAAATTTAACGAGGGTTGTCTGAGTATACCCAAGATACGGGAAGATGTGCTGCGTTTACCTAAGATAAGGATACAGTATTATGACGAGCATTTTAAGAAACATATTGAAACGTACGAAGGTATTGCTGCCCGCATTATTCAGCATGAGTATGATCATATTGACGGCAAGTTGTTCGTGGACAGGATAAACCCAATGCGCAGAAAGATGCTAAAGGGCAAGCTGGATGACATTACCAAAGGTAAAGTGGATGTAGCGTATAAGATGAGGTTTCCGAAGAGGAAGTGA